The genomic DNA CACTCGCGGGCGTGATCGGCGGGGCGGTCTTCCTCGCCACGGCGGAGCTGTTCGCGCTGCTCTTCGCGCGTTCAGCCAGCCCGATCCTCGCGGTGGGTGGCTTCGTGATCGACATCGTGCCTCAGCCTTTCAAGGAATTCGCGATCGCGACCTTCGGCGAGTACGACAAGATCGCCCTGCTGGCGGGGCTGGGCCTTGCCGTGATCATCGCCTCGGCGATCGCCGGTGTTCTGCAGCTCGTGCGTCCTCCGCTCGGCGTGATCGCACTGGTCATCGCCGGCGTGCTGTCGACCGCCGCGATCGTCACCCGTGCCGGGGTGGCGCCGCTCGCATTCCTCCCGCCGGTTCTCGGAACGGTCGCCGGCTCGTTCCTGCTGGTCCTCCTCGTCCGACGCCTGCGGGCATGGCGCGCATCGGCATCCGCCGCCGTGGAGAATCACCGAGAAGACGAAGATGCTCAGGTCGACCTCGTCGTCGACACACCCGGGGCCCCGAAGGAACTCAACCGGAGACGGTTCTTCGTGCTCTCGGCACTTGCCGGAGCATCCGCCGTCGTCGTCGGCATCACCGCCCGCACCGTGAGCATGGCGGTGGGGTCAGTGGAGTCGATCCGCAAGGCGCTCAAGCTTCCGGCTCCACGCACGAAGGTGACCGTGCCCGACGGTGCAGAACTCGATGTCCCAGGGCTCAGCGAACTGTTCACCCCGAACGACGACTTCTACCGGGTCGACACCGCGCTCACCGTGCCGACGATCGATCCGGAGACCTGGCGACTGGTCATCGACGGCATGGTCGACCAGCGCGTCGAGCTGAGCTTCCAGGACATCCTCGACATGGGGGTGGACGAGTACGCGATCACCCTGACATGCGTCTCGAACGAGGTCGGCGGTGAGCTCGTGGGCAACGCGATGTGGCTCGGTGTTCCGCTTCGCGACGTACTGCGCAAGGCGGGCGTGAAGTCGGGCGCCGACATGGTGCTCTCTCGCAGCGTCGACGGATACACCGCGAGCACACCGCTCGCGGCCCTGGTCGACGACGAGCTCGATGCGATCCTCGCGGTCGGTATGAACGGAGAACCGCTGCCGCTCGAGCACGGGTTCCCGGTGCGGATGGTCGTGCCGGGGCTCTACGGCTACGTGTCGGCGACGAAGTGGCTGACTGAGCTCAAGGTCACCACCTTCGCCGACGACGAGGCCTACTGGACGCCGCGAGGGTACAGTGCGGAGGCGCCGATCAAGTTCTCCTCCCGTCTGGACACACCTAGCATCGGCGAGGCCGTGCCGGCCGGACGCATCCCGATCGCGGGTGTGGCCTGGGCGCAGTCGGTCGGAATCGAGCGTGTGGAGGTGCGCATCGATGAGGGCGAATGGATGCCGGCGACACTGTCGGCGCCCATCAACGACGACACCTGGGTGCAGTGGTTCATGGAATGGGACGCGACACCGGGCACGCACTACGTCGCCGTTCGCGCCGTCAACAAGAACGGCGACCTCCAGATCGAGGAACGCGCGCCCATCGCCCCGAACGGCTCATCCGGCTGGCAGCGCTCGCTCATCCGCGTGAGCTGACACAGTCTGCAGGTCGACAGGGTCAGAACTGGCAGCCCTCGTAGACGTGCGGACGCGGTAGAGGCTGGTCGTGGCTGTGATGAAGAGCTCTGTGCCATCGAATCCTCCGAAACAGAGGTTCGAGATCACCTCGGGAACAGGGACGAAGGCCAACTCCGTCCCCTCCGGTGAGAACACGTGCACGCCGTCGCCGGCCGACGACCACACTCGGCCCTCCACATCGACGGCGATGCCGTCGGGTACGCCCGTCTCGATCGCGGCGAATCTTCGGCCGTTGGTTGCCCGGGTCCCGTCCACGTCGTACGCGCGGATCCGGTGGTCACGCCGTGCGCCCAGCTCTGGCCCGGTGTCGGTGACGTAGACGATGCCGCCGTCGGGCGAGAACGCGATCCCGTTCGGGCGGTCCATGTCATCGATCACGGACGTGAGGCCGTCGGCATCCGACGAGCGGAAGACCCGGCAACCGCCGTACTCGCGGATGCCGGGATGCCCCTCGCGCGGCTGAGTGATGCCGTAGTCGGGGTCGGTGAACCAGTAAGCCCCGTCAGTCGCGAGCGCCACGTCGTTCGGAGAGTTCAGGCGATGCTCACCCCAGTGGCTGACGATCTCGGTGACGGTCCCGTCGGGTAGCTCCCGTTCCAGCCGACGCCGCCCGTGCGAGCACTGCACGACGCTGCCGTCTCGGTCCAGCATCCGGCCGTTCGTGAACTCCACGTCGCTGCGATGAACGCTCACCTCGGAGGTCGCCGCCTCCCAACGCATGATGCGGTTACCCGGGATGTCGCTCCACCGCAGGACTCCTTCGTCGGGGATCCAGAGCGGCCCCTCCGACCAGGTGACGCCGGTGGCGGGTCGTTCGACGGCCGAGCCGTGGGGGAGCAGGTCCGTTTCAGCCGTCATCGACGCCCTTCCGTTCCTGCCTCAGCGTAGGCGAGTCAACGCCGGGCGCGGTGACGCGGGCGCATCAGTGGTGGATCGCCCGCGTCGTCGCTCTACCTCGCGGCGAGCTGCGGGTAGAGCGCCTCGAGCGGAGCCGAGAGACCCGCTTTGACGTTCACCGATGTGTCGTCGGCGAGCACCTCGTACTCGCCGGCCTCGGTGGCGTCGAGCACCTTGGCGACGAGCACGGCGGGGTCGAGCTTCGGGTCTGTGGTGTGCGCTGCCATCGCGGTGTCGACCCAGCCGACGTGAACTCCCACGACCTGGACACCTGCAGGCTGGAGCTCGAGTCGGAGCGAGTTCGTCGCCGACCACAGTGCCGCCTTGGTCGCCGAGTAGATGCCTGCGACGGCGTACCAGCTCAGGGCCGAGTGGATGTCGATGATCGCCGTCTCGCCGTCGTGCGCCGCGAGGACGGGAGCGAACGCGCGCGCAAGGAAAAGCGGACCGAGGAAGTTGGTCTCGACGTTCCGGCGGATCTCCTCGTCGGTGTGGGTGAGGATGCCGGGGGACGACGTGGATGCGCCGGCATTGTTGACCAGCACGGTCACGTCGGGTGCGGCTTCGACGGCAGCGCGAATGGACTCGGCATCCGTGACGTCGAGGGCGAGGGGGACGACCCGCTCGTCATCCCATTCGCGAGGGTTGCGGGCGGTGGCGTAGACCTTCGCCGCGCCGCGGGCGAGTGCTTCGCGGACGAAGTGGGTTCCGATGCCGCCGTTCGCGCCGGTGACGAGGACGATGGCGCCGTTCAATGAAGTCATGCGGGTCTTCTCTCTGGTTCTGATCTGTGGGCTCCCGTCGCCTCGGCGCGGAGCCGGGTCGTCTCGCACCTGCGTGCGAGAATGGGCGGATTCATATCCGAGCCCATACGGTGTTGACTACACTCATAACTGAGGTCAGTCATGCACTATTCCAGGAGGATCACAATGCCAGTGGCTCCACAGCCGCTCGGGCGGCGCGAGCGGAACAAGCAGGCCAAACTCGAGCGCATCACTGCTGCCGCCGGTGCATTGTTCGCGAAGCACGGTGTCGATGAGGTCACCACGCAGCAGATCGCTGAAGCGGCCGACATCGGCACCGGCACGCTGTTCTTGTATGCGAAGACCAAGGGTGAGCTATTGCTGCTGGTGCAGAACGCCCACTACACCGACGCTCTGGAACGCGGGCGCGCTGCGGCGGCCGACGCGTCGAACGCCTTGGACGGCGTCATGGCCTTGGTCTCCGCGATCGTCGACTGCAACCGCACGCAAGTGGAGAATGGCCGCACCTACCTGCGCGAGATGGTCTTCGGTGATCCTGCCGAGCCTCGTCACGCCGAAGCGCTCATGATCGTGGCGCAGACCGAGCAGGTGTGCTCCGACATCCTGATCGACCGAGCGAAGGTGGCGACCGCGGAGGCGCCGTCGTTGGCGCGGGTGATCTCGGCCATCATGTTCCTCGAGATAGGGTCGAGCCTGAACGTCGACGCACGCACTGCAGAGATCCTGGCGAGCATCCGCACGCAGGTCGCAGCCATCTTGCCCGGGGAGCACTCATGACCGACTCCGACGCCGTATCCTCGACCGAACGAACACGCACGCTCAACTACCGGGTACCGGGGCGTGACAAGCGCGACCTCTTCTCGCGCACCGGTCTCGAGCAGCTGCGCGCGGTCGCATCGGGCGAGGTCCCGCCGCCTCCGATCAGCAGTCACATCGGGCTCGACTTCGTCACGATCGATGACGGAGACGTCGTGATGACGGCGGTGCCGGACGAATCGCACTACAACCCGATCGGCTCGGTGCACGGCGGGGTCTTCGCCACCGTGCTCGATTCGGTGTGCGGATGCGCCGTCCATTCGACGCTGCCCGCCGGCGTCGGCTACACGAGCCTCGAGATCAAGGTGTCGTTCCTCCGCCCGATCACGGCAGACACCGGACAGGTGACCGCGCACGGATGGGTGACCCGCCGCGGGCGCAGCGCCTCTTTCGCCGAGGCGGACATCCGCGACAGCGAAGGTCGTGTTCTTGCGACAGCATCCAGCACCTGCCTGATCATCCAGCCTGGTCCGCCGCCGAGCCCGGCCGCGTAAGCCGATTCAGTCCCCGATTCACGAGGTGATGACGGTCTTGCCGTTCACACCGCCCTTGGCGATCGATTCGAGTGCATCCGGGGTCTCGTCGAACGAGAATGTCTTGCCGACGAGGGGCCGCAGGGTGCCGTCGTCGATGAGCTCGGCGATCTCGCGGAGCTGGTCGCCGCTGGCGCTCATGAAGAGGAACTCGTATGTGACGCCGAGCTTCTTCGCCTGGCGGCGGATCTTGCCGCTCAACGCCGTGATCGCCAGTCGGAGCAACGGATTCAGGCCGATCCGCTTCGCGAATGCGGGGTCGGGCGGGCCCGAGATGCCGATCGCCTTGCCGCCGGGGCGCAGGACGCGAAGCGACTTCTCGAGGTTCTCGCCGCCAACGCTGTGTGCGGATGCCGGTCACTAGTCTGTGCGGGGTCGAGACGATGCCGATCCTCGTGACCGCAGCATCCCGACTCGCGGAGATGATGCCGGATGCCGAGTACCTGCAGGTGCCGGAGTCGGTGGGGCACCGTATGGATCCTGAGGCGACCGCCCGGATCGTGGTGGCACGGGTGGCGGGCTGAAGCGTTCCGGCTTTTTGTGGAGGGACTGACGGGAATCGAACCCGCGCTATCTGCTTGGGAAGCAGAAGTTCTGCCATTGAACTACAGTCCCGAACCTGCTCATCAAGAACAGGTGAAGGCAAGCCTACCTGCACTCCCGCCCATGGCCAAAGCTCGGCAATCGCTTCGGCATCATCTGACCGCTGATGCGCCATTAGGCTGTACCCGTGCTTCTCAGCGACCGCGACATCAGAGCAGAACTCGCCTCCGGCCGGATCGGCCTCGCTCCGCACGAGCCGGAGATGATCCAGCCGTCAAGCATCGACGTGCGTCTCGACAGGTACTTCCGCCTGTTCGACAACCACAAGTACCCGTTCATCGATCCGTCGGAGGATCAGCCCGACCTCACCCACCTGATCGAGGTGAAACCGGACGAGCCGTTCATCCTGCACCCCGGCGAGTTCGCGCTCGGCGCGACGTTCGAGCAGGTCACTCTGTCGGACGACATCGCCGCGAGACTCGAGGGCAAGAGCTCACTCGGACGCCTCGGCCTGATCACGCACTCCACCGCAGGCTTCATCGACCCCGGCTTCACCGGTCACGTCACGCTCGAACTCGCGAACGTCGCGACTCTGCCGATCAAGCTCTGGCCCGGGATGAAGATCGGGCAGCTGTGCTTCTTCCGCCTGACCTCTCCCGCCGAGAACCCCTACGGCTCCGGCCCGTACGGAAACCGGTACCAGGGACAGCGCGGGCCGACGGCATCCCGCTCGTTCCAGAACTTCCACCGCACCGACGTGGGCAACACCACCCTGGGGTCGGTCGGCGGCTGACTCTTGCAGATCGCCGCCCTGCCGGGTGCGGATCGCCGTGTCACACGTAGTATCGAGAGCGTGAGCGGCGAAAACACGGAAGAACCGCAAGATCCCGGCGAGGATGCCACCACCGACGCGCCCGTATCGGGCGGTGAAGCGGCGGCATCCGTTCCGCCACCCGCCGCGCCGGGCGTGGAGCCCTTCGCGGTTCCGGCTCCGGAGACGATCGCGATTCCCGACGCCGAGACGGCCATCGAAGGCTTCGAGGTGCCGCCGCCACCCAAGTTCGGCGCAGCGCCGCCGGCTCCCAGCGCGGCGCCGGTCATCCCGCCGGCACCGTCAGAGAATGCGGATGCCGCGGCCGAGCCTGCACTGCGCAAGCGGAACACCTGGGCGCCCAACGACACGTGGACCTCGGCATCCGCCCACAAGCAAGAGGTCGTGCCTCCGACCGCTGCGCAGAAAGCCGAATCTCGAGCCGCAGCCTCGCGTGCCGCCACGGCCCGCGATGAGGCGAGCCGCAACTACGTCAGTCCGGCCGCCGGAGGCACGGAAGGGACCAGCTACCGCGGCTGGACCGTCGCGATCTTCGCAGGGCTCGCGGTGCTGTTCATCGGCGCCATCGTCCTGATCGGGATCCTCGTCGGCAATGCGCCGTCGGCATCGGCGTCTCACGAGGGGGCGACTGCCGAGCTGTCGATCGCCTCGATCCTCCCGCCGTCCGCCTGAGACCGAGTCGAGCTCGCGCCCAGCGAGATGAAAGAACAGGAACGGGGGTTGTGAATGCTCACAACCCCCGTTCCTGTTCCTCGTTGACGCGTAGCGCTCACTGCGCGTCGCGACCGCGGGTGAATCCCGCGTCGAAGCCGCGCTCGTAGGAGCCCTGCACGAAGCGTGCGAAGTGCGTGCGACCGCGGCCGTGGCCCCGGTGTTCGTAGCACTCGTGTCCGTTGCGGGCGTGCGGGCCGCCACGGTGGCCGTGGTCGGCATCGTGCGCGAACCGGCGGTCGCCGTGCTCGCAGTGTCCGCGTCCGTCGTAGTCAGGGGCGCCATGGCCCTCGTGGTCGAAGGACTGCGGGCCGAATCCGGGCTTGCCGAATCCGCGGGATCCGAAGCCGTGCGGGCCGAACCCGCGACCGCGTCCTCGGCCGAATCCGCGAGGGTCGGAGCCTCGACGTCCGCGTCCGCGGGGGAGCGGCGTCTCCTCGTTCCAGCCGAATGCGCGGGCGACTTGCTCGAGCGTGGCCATTGTGGTGGCGAGGTCTTCAGCGGGAACCGCGTCGGTGACCTTCGCGCGGATGCCGTCGACGATGCCGCCGAGGCGTTCCTTGGCCGTGCGGCCTTCGTCGGTCAGGGTCCACGTGCCGTCGGCATCCGTCACCCAGCCCAGCTCGATCAGCCGCGTCAGCTTGTGTGCGGGAATCGGACGATCGCTCTTCGGGCGGTCGGCCGGAACCGTGCCGTCGATGACGTTCAGGAGGCGCCATTCGCGGCGCGTGAGCCCAAAGGACTCGAAGGCGGAGGCGAACTCGGCCGCCATGAGGCGATCGACGGCCTTGAGCCAGAATCCGAACGGGCGGGAGTTCTCATCAGGGTTGATGGTGTTCATGGGAAAGTCCTTTGCGTGTAACTGTGCATGTATATGTAGTGTGACATGCAATACGGATACATGTCAAGTCGCATGTAAAATCGAACGCGTGAGCACAGACAATCCAGACCCGGCCGAGATCATCGCGCAGGCCCTCGGGCGTCTGCGCGGACGACGACCCCACGGCCCAGGACGCGGCGGTCCGCATGGGATGCGCGGAGATTTCCCGGGGGATCATCACGCGCATGGCCATGGGCATGGCGACCACCCGCCGCTCGGCCGTCGTGGAATCGTCCCTCCGCCCTGGGCCGGCGGACCCGGGGGACGTCTGGGCGGACCCGCGTGGATGCGGATGCTGGAGGCTCTGGCCGCGGCATCCGAACCGCTCAGTGTGAGCGCGCTCGGCGAGGCCGTGGGCGTCGACCAGCCGCGCGCCTCACGCCTCGTGCAGCAGGGGGTTCAGCGCGGGCTCGTGCAGCGAGAGGCCGACCCCGACGACGCACGTCGCACCCGCATCGCCCTCACGGAGACCGGCCAGAAGATCGCCCGCGGCATGCGTGGCGAGCGACGTGAGGTGCTGTCGAAGGCGCTCGAGTCGTTTACTGATGAAGAGGCCAGCGAGCTCGCCCGTCTGCTGTCGAAGCTCGCCGATAACTGGGGGAACTGACGCGGCATCCCGGCCCGCGCCCTACTCGATGACCGCCTGCTTGGCCTTCACGGGGAGCATTAGCACCAGGCCGACGAGCAGCACGATCACGATGCCGAGGATGCCGAGGCGCGTGTCGCCGCTGAGGCCGACGAACAGGGCGAACAGGGTGGGAGCCAAGAACGACACGGCGCGTCCCGTCGTCGCGTAGAGGCCGAAGATCTCGCCCTCACGGCCTTCCGGCGTGATGCGTGCGAGCATCGAGCGGCTCGCGGACTGCACGGGACCGACGAACATGCACAGGATGAGGCCGGCGATCCAGAAGCCGATCTGCGCATCGCCGATGAACAGCACAGCGGTGCCGGCGACCACGAGCCCGATGAGGGACGTCATGATCACTCGCTTCGGGCCGAAGGCGTCATCGAGACGTCCGGCGAGGATCGTGCTGATGCCGGCGACCACGTTGGCGGCCACGGCGAAGTAGAGCACCTGCGAGCTGGAGAAGCCGAACACCTGCGCGGCGATGATCGCGCCGAAGGTGAAGACGCCGGCAAGTCCGTCGCGGAACACGGCGCTCGCCACAAGGAACATCAGCACCTGCCGGTTGCCGTGCCAGAGCTTCTTGATCGTGCCGGCGAGCACGACGTAGGAGCGGAAGAATCCGACGCGGTTCTGCGCTTCACGTGCAGGGATCTCGGGGACCCTCAGCAGCACCGGAATCGCGAAGACGCCGAACCAGAGGGCCGACGCGAGCACCGCGAGTCGGATGTGCAGGGCGCCATCGGTCGTGATCCCGAGCGGTCCGGGGCTGGAGACCAGGCCGATGAAACCGACGAGCAGGATGATCAGCAGCACGATGCCGCCGACGTATCCCATGCCCCAGCCGAAGCCCGACACGCGCCCCATGTTCTCCTTCGTGGAGACCTGTACGAGCATGGCGTTGTAGTTGACTCCCGCGAACTCGAAGAAGATGTTGCCGACCGCGAGCAGCGTGGCTCCGAGGATCAGGTACTCGGGAGCGCCGACGACGAAGACCATCGCGGCCATGGCGAGCACGACGATGCCGGTGTTGATGGCCAGCCAGAGCTTGCGGCGTCCCGTGCCGTCGGAGCGCTGGCCCAGCACCGGAGCGAGCACCGCGATGAGGACCCCGGCGATCGCGAGCGCCCAGCCGACCAAGCTGGCGTTTCCCGCGAGGGCCGCGACAAGTCCGGGGTCCTTCGTATCGCCGGCCGCGGCAGCCACGATCTCGGGGTCGACGAACAGCTGGCTGGCGAGGAACGTGCTGAACACGAAGGTCGTGACGACCGCGTTGAATGCTGCGGATCCCCAGTCCCACAAAGCCCAGGCGAGAACGCCACGGCCGCGGGAGGATCGCTCGGGGCCGTCGGTCGTCGGTGCGGAAGCGCTCATGCTCGAAGTCTGACGGGATCCGGTGAACGAGAGGTAGCGCCGCGCCGCAGGCCACGTGTGGACAGCCACCTATCGGTCATGAAAATCAGATAATCTGATTTTATGAAGACGGTGACTGCAACAGAGGCAAGCAGGTCCTTTGCTGCGCTTCTCGATGGCGCGGAGCGCGGCGAACGGGTGGTGATCACGCGAGCCGGTCGACGTATCGCCGAGCTTGTTCCCGCCTCGACCGGCAACGGTCGGCCGTTGATCGACATGCTGCTGTCCACGCCCGTCGACATCGAGTTCGCCAGGGACG from Microbacterium profundi includes the following:
- a CDS encoding PaaI family thioesterase, yielding MTDSDAVSSTERTRTLNYRVPGRDKRDLFSRTGLEQLRAVASGEVPPPPISSHIGLDFVTIDDGDVVMTAVPDESHYNPIGSVHGGVFATVLDSVCGCAVHSTLPAGVGYTSLEIKVSFLRPITADTGQVTAHGWVTRRGRSASFAEADIRDSEGRVLATASSTCLIIQPGPPPSPAA
- the dcd gene encoding dCTP deaminase, which codes for MLLSDRDIRAELASGRIGLAPHEPEMIQPSSIDVRLDRYFRLFDNHKYPFIDPSEDQPDLTHLIEVKPDEPFILHPGEFALGATFEQVTLSDDIAARLEGKSSLGRLGLITHSTAGFIDPGFTGHVTLELANVATLPIKLWPGMKIGQLCFFRLTSPAENPYGSGPYGNRYQGQRGPTASRSFQNFHRTDVGNTTLGSVGG
- a CDS encoding molybdopterin-dependent oxidoreductase, whose protein sequence is MAKRSSDRRFIAWAALAGVIGGAVFLATAELFALLFARSASPILAVGGFVIDIVPQPFKEFAIATFGEYDKIALLAGLGLAVIIASAIAGVLQLVRPPLGVIALVIAGVLSTAAIVTRAGVAPLAFLPPVLGTVAGSFLLVLLVRRLRAWRASASAAVENHREDEDAQVDLVVDTPGAPKELNRRRFFVLSALAGASAVVVGITARTVSMAVGSVESIRKALKLPAPRTKVTVPDGAELDVPGLSELFTPNDDFYRVDTALTVPTIDPETWRLVIDGMVDQRVELSFQDILDMGVDEYAITLTCVSNEVGGELVGNAMWLGVPLRDVLRKAGVKSGADMVLSRSVDGYTASTPLAALVDDELDAILAVGMNGEPLPLEHGFPVRMVVPGLYGYVSATKWLTELKVTTFADDEAYWTPRGYSAEAPIKFSSRLDTPSIGEAVPAGRIPIAGVAWAQSVGIERVEVRIDEGEWMPATLSAPINDDTWVQWFMEWDATPGTHYVAVRAVNKNGDLQIEERAPIAPNGSSGWQRSLIRVS
- a CDS encoding MFS transporter, with translation MSASAPTTDGPERSSRGRGVLAWALWDWGSAAFNAVVTTFVFSTFLASQLFVDPEIVAAAAGDTKDPGLVAALAGNASLVGWALAIAGVLIAVLAPVLGQRSDGTGRRKLWLAINTGIVVLAMAAMVFVVGAPEYLILGATLLAVGNIFFEFAGVNYNAMLVQVSTKENMGRVSGFGWGMGYVGGIVLLIILLVGFIGLVSSPGPLGITTDGALHIRLAVLASALWFGVFAIPVLLRVPEIPAREAQNRVGFFRSYVVLAGTIKKLWHGNRQVLMFLVASAVFRDGLAGVFTFGAIIAAQVFGFSSSQVLYFAVAANVVAGISTILAGRLDDAFGPKRVIMTSLIGLVVAGTAVLFIGDAQIGFWIAGLILCMFVGPVQSASRSMLARITPEGREGEIFGLYATTGRAVSFLAPTLFALFVGLSGDTRLGILGIVIVLLVGLVLMLPVKAKQAVIE
- a CDS encoding MarR family winged helix-turn-helix transcriptional regulator; translated protein: MSTDNPDPAEIIAQALGRLRGRRPHGPGRGGPHGMRGDFPGDHHAHGHGHGDHPPLGRRGIVPPPWAGGPGGRLGGPAWMRMLEALAAASEPLSVSALGEAVGVDQPRASRLVQQGVQRGLVQREADPDDARRTRIALTETGQKIARGMRGERREVLSKALESFTDEEASELARLLSKLADNWGN
- a CDS encoding SDR family oxidoreductase produces the protein MTSLNGAIVLVTGANGGIGTHFVREALARGAAKVYATARNPREWDDERVVPLALDVTDAESIRAAVEAAPDVTVLVNNAGASTSSPGILTHTDEEIRRNVETNFLGPLFLARAFAPVLAAHDGETAIIDIHSALSWYAVAGIYSATKAALWSATNSLRLELQPAGVQVVGVHVGWVDTAMAAHTTDPKLDPAVLVAKVLDATEAGEYEVLADDTSVNVKAGLSAPLEALYPQLAAR
- a CDS encoding TetR/AcrR family transcriptional regulator, translating into MPVAPQPLGRRERNKQAKLERITAAAGALFAKHGVDEVTTQQIAEAADIGTGTLFLYAKTKGELLLLVQNAHYTDALERGRAAAADASNALDGVMALVSAIVDCNRTQVENGRTYLREMVFGDPAEPRHAEALMIVAQTEQVCSDILIDRAKVATAEAPSLARVISAIMFLEIGSSLNVDARTAEILASIRTQVAAILPGEHS
- a CDS encoding MarR family winged helix-turn-helix transcriptional regulator — translated: MNTINPDENSRPFGFWLKAVDRLMAAEFASAFESFGLTRREWRLLNVIDGTVPADRPKSDRPIPAHKLTRLIELGWVTDADGTWTLTDEGRTAKERLGGIVDGIRAKVTDAVPAEDLATTMATLEQVARAFGWNEETPLPRGRGRRGSDPRGFGRGRGRGFGPHGFGSRGFGKPGFGPQSFDHEGHGAPDYDGRGHCEHGDRRFAHDADHGHRGGPHARNGHECYEHRGHGRGRTHFARFVQGSYERGFDAGFTRGRDAQ
- a CDS encoding SMP-30/gluconolactonase/LRE family protein — its product is MTAETDLLPHGSAVERPATGVTWSEGPLWIPDEGVLRWSDIPGNRIMRWEAATSEVSVHRSDVEFTNGRMLDRDGSVVQCSHGRRRLERELPDGTVTEIVSHWGEHRLNSPNDVALATDGAYWFTDPDYGITQPREGHPGIREYGGCRVFRSSDADGLTSVIDDMDRPNGIAFSPDGGIVYVTDTGPELGARRDHRIRAYDVDGTRATNGRRFAAIETGVPDGIAVDVEGRVWSSAGDGVHVFSPEGTELAFVPVPEVISNLCFGGFDGTELFITATTSLYRVRTSTRAASSDPVDLQTVSAHADERALPAG
- a CDS encoding type II toxin-antitoxin system Phd/YefM family antitoxin, which gives rise to MKTVTATEASRSFAALLDGAERGERVVITRAGRRIAELVPASTGNGRPLIDMLLSTPVDIEFARDVAAAREAVTLDPPAWPAD